The Oceanisphaera avium genome includes a region encoding these proteins:
- a CDS encoding type II secretion system F family protein yields the protein MALYHYRARNSRGQLNEGKLEAASPQAVADNLLSAGLIPVEIKLAKAKASSAIHWQQFVHGRVKLEALLILCRQFSSLTRAGIPILHIVEGLRDTTEQKLLKAALNEVASALNQGQTLANALGAHPHIFNSLFISLVDVGESTGQLEQAFNQLSHYYQLELDTRRRVKAATRYPMFVIIAMVIALVILNIYVIPAFSGIFAGLGADLPWTTRFLISSSEFFSHYILHILVLLLLAGFLLWRYVHTPKGQLRWHTLVLRIPILGPLINRILLARFCRSFAMMLSAGVPIVRVLTLAGTATGNAYLTRAILNMGEELASGSSLSRVASDSGVFTPLILQMFKVGEETGRVDHMVMEAGRFYEEEVDYDITNLTAKIEPILIVVIAAMVLVLALGIFTPMWDMLDLIQQ from the coding sequence ATGGCCTTATATCACTACCGCGCCCGTAATAGCCGCGGCCAACTTAATGAGGGCAAGCTAGAGGCGGCCTCTCCCCAAGCGGTGGCGGATAACTTGCTTAGCGCCGGCCTTATTCCGGTAGAAATTAAGCTCGCCAAAGCCAAGGCCAGCAGTGCCATTCATTGGCAGCAATTTGTCCATGGCCGCGTTAAGTTAGAAGCCTTGCTGATTTTATGTCGCCAATTTTCTTCACTTACTCGCGCCGGCATTCCCATTTTGCACATTGTGGAGGGGTTGCGTGACACCACCGAGCAAAAGCTGTTAAAAGCCGCCCTTAATGAGGTGGCCAGTGCCCTTAATCAGGGCCAAACGCTGGCTAACGCGCTGGGCGCCCACCCGCATATTTTTAATAGTTTATTTATCTCGCTAGTAGATGTGGGCGAGAGCACCGGTCAGTTAGAGCAAGCCTTTAATCAGCTGTCGCATTATTATCAGCTAGAGCTGGATACTCGTCGGCGCGTTAAGGCGGCTACTCGCTATCCCATGTTTGTGATTATCGCCATGGTGATTGCACTGGTTATTTTAAATATCTATGTGATACCCGCCTTTAGTGGCATTTTTGCCGGCCTGGGTGCCGACTTACCGTGGACCACGCGTTTTTTAATTAGCTCTTCAGAATTTTTTAGCCATTATATTTTACATATTTTAGTGTTGCTGTTATTAGCAGGCTTTTTACTGTGGCGCTACGTACACACGCCAAAAGGCCAACTGCGCTGGCACACCTTAGTGCTGCGTATTCCTATTCTTGGCCCGTTAATTAATCGGATCTTGCTGGCACGTTTTTGCCGCAGCTTTGCCATGATGCTCAGCGCCGGTGTGCCCATAGTGCGGGTATTAACGCTGGCCGGCACCGCCACCGGTAATGCCTACTTAACGCGCGCTATTCTTAATATGGGGGAAGAGCTGGCCTCCGGCAGCAGTTTGTCGCGCGTGGCCAGTGACAGCGGCGTATTTACGCCGCTTATCTTACAAATGTTTAAAGTAGGCGAAGAAACGGGGCGCGTGGATCACATGGTGATGGAAGCGGGGCGCTTTTATGAAGAAGAAGTCGACTATGACATTACCAACCTCACCGCCAAAATTGAGCCGATCTTAATTGTGGTAATTGCCGCCATGGTACTAGTACTGGCGCTGGGTATCTTTACGCCTATGTGGGACATGCTGGATCTTATTCAACAATAA
- a CDS encoding type II secretion system protein, producing the protein MKKAAGFTLIELVIVIVILGILGAVAAPKFLNLQGDAYGANLQAVKSSLESASTLVNAKAILAGKDKTGEELAEGESGVNKVVKITHGYPAADVESIKNILDIKADAGQDYVVENNTDNSAVYIYPSARAAADDAEENVIENCSVKYEAPENFGDRPTITINKTGC; encoded by the coding sequence ATGAAAAAAGCAGCGGGTTTTACCCTAATTGAATTAGTTATCGTGATCGTGATTTTAGGTATTTTAGGTGCAGTTGCCGCACCTAAGTTCCTAAATCTGCAAGGTGATGCGTATGGCGCGAACTTACAAGCAGTAAAAAGCTCTTTGGAGTCGGCTTCTACGTTAGTAAATGCAAAAGCTATTTTGGCTGGTAAAGATAAAACCGGCGAAGAGCTTGCAGAGGGTGAGTCTGGTGTTAACAAGGTAGTTAAAATTACTCATGGTTATCCTGCAGCTGATGTTGAAAGCATTAAAAATATTCTAGATATAAAAGCAGATGCTGGTCAGGATTATGTTGTTGAGAATAACACCGATAACAGTGCTGTATATATATATCCTAGTGCTAGAGCTGCAGCAGATGATGCAGAGGAAAATGTAATAGAAAACTGTTCAGTTAAATATGAAGCTCCTGAAAATTTTGGTGACCGCCCAACAATTACAATTAACAAAACTGGTTGTTAA
- a CDS encoding type II secretion system protein, producing the protein MRKLSGFTLIELVIVLVIIGILGAVAAPKFLNMQGSAYTTNLKALHHSLQTASMLAHAKAISRGVDNAQGEVKLDMTNNFMLTDLPYDHPNVVTMKWGYPSATGNGIIKLLTNPSQFTSDPNAKGEYLYTHRTSDYTRLSIAMRQRHKLGSDAGNCELIYQAPTTLGQAPVITLYTNGC; encoded by the coding sequence ATGCGCAAATTGTCGGGTTTTACCTTAATTGAATTGGTTATCGTATTAGTGATAATTGGCATTTTAGGCGCGGTGGCTGCGCCTAAGTTTTTAAATATGCAAGGTAGTGCATACACAACTAATTTAAAGGCGCTGCATCACTCTTTGCAAACTGCGAGCATGTTAGCCCATGCTAAAGCCATATCTCGTGGGGTGGATAACGCCCAAGGCGAAGTAAAGCTAGATATGACTAATAACTTTATGCTAACAGACTTGCCCTATGACCACCCAAACGTGGTAACCATGAAGTGGGGGTATCCCAGCGCCACTGGCAACGGCATTATTAAGCTATTAACTAACCCTAGCCAATTTACGTCTGATCCTAATGCTAAGGGTGAGTATCTTTATACTCATAGAACAAGTGATTATACGCGCTTATCTATCGCCATGCGCCAGCGCCATAAGCTGGGTAGTGATGCGGGTAATTGCGAATTAATCTACCAAGCGCCCACCACCTTGGGCCAAGCGCCGGTTATTACCTTATACACTAATGGCTGTTAG
- a CDS encoding prepilin-type N-terminal cleavage/methylation domain-containing protein, whose amino-acid sequence MRLTHYHIANTRFNNGFTLLELVLVMVLMGVVGAVVAPRLMVGQQFSDNLAADKLIGLLRQAQLRAMNDPQAVTENANLARCATVIINSVGFSIAQNCARALLDNSVIDQAARAGNFVGLRYPAKTVYRGAALRVQFGQPSPEANYLSEASLLGRPFINGEPITNTVTITLGNKQVKIEPEGYIHGS is encoded by the coding sequence TTGCGCCTAACTCATTACCACATAGCGAATACCCGCTTTAATAACGGCTTTACCTTATTAGAGCTGGTATTAGTGATGGTATTAATGGGCGTAGTAGGGGCGGTGGTGGCACCACGGTTAATGGTGGGGCAGCAATTTTCTGATAATTTAGCCGCCGATAAGCTAATAGGCCTATTGCGCCAAGCGCAATTAAGAGCCATGAACGACCCGCAAGCGGTGACTGAAAATGCGAATTTAGCCCGCTGTGCCACAGTCATTATTAATAGCGTGGGTTTTTCTATTGCCCAAAACTGCGCCCGTGCCTTATTAGATAACAGCGTAATAGACCAAGCGGCCAGGGCGGGTAATTTTGTTGGCTTGCGCTATCCAGCTAAAACCGTGTATAGGGGCGCAGCACTTAGGGTGCAGTTTGGCCAGCCAAGCCCGGAGGCTAACTACTTAAGTGAAGCCAGCTTATTAGGCCGACCTTTTATTAATGGTGAGCCAATAACAAACACTGTTACTATTACGCTGGGTAATAAGCAAGTGAAAATAGAGCCTGAGGGATATATTCATGGCTCTTAA